A region of Haemorhous mexicanus isolate bHaeMex1 chromosome 24, bHaeMex1.pri, whole genome shotgun sequence DNA encodes the following proteins:
- the JHY gene encoding jhy protein homolog, giving the protein MNPSNMKYISVSSPHTHTTTTIHVPPKTLVPPVFQAASWERQRSSASSPEDSQDSDWEGLEKQRQLQLAGQEAGDILEDDSLDGDSLEGMSSGEEGAENDTEKKGKPKICGSGRKKLPVDKYFSLRYNPHWKNAKKGEDFLEAEEASQIFGGGSGDFSVDSFYLHCDGSSENHQQEAESQDSLPEFEPELFSFSGADVASHKPDGPQAKREEPADGFHPKNNPGHAFPPQNQQDPPQRAKKNFVKKNKRTLGLQSGRMNSYLELHNKKQQVLQGQVPDPPVVDEEPLQNVPAPQTGRMKPEDKWHPKGEQLKEQPRFPQGAGAEPAQPRSARALPSRDGQELPAAAGEANPWIQRLQHPPGFQAAPPALGQDPSSALNPTSYNFPNSILTTPAYFLPIFQNFYPPEVLNPEYPSQEDKKYQQDSAAGIPQRFPASAIPGQHFPRNNSSSDQAHPELENILSEFNAIFQERVKDQSPLPDFKNHIHEDHSSPTSACRISHFIDKEQHQPRISDFEDDFAGTWLWGLFPPALPQVHRGSQGDSGKAEGNPRKMRRSSSEGSLLQREKQNQPKVSKKLGGSKFCLNLSMKLGGLGPDYETIKEKKEKIKLQKEYSRQIKEYNMKNITVLQRLPAKPQVSVARQKALEYAKNIPRPRTFLARQLEQEVKEALPRAPAGPSLPQIPSLESLWSRHEKEKEAVAAFEALHIL; this is encoded by the exons atgaATCCTTCAAACATGAAATACATTTCAGTCTCTTCCCCACACACtcacaccaccaccaccatccacgtgccccccaaaaccctggtGCCCCCCGTGTTCcaagctgccagctgggaaaggcagaggagctctgcctccagccctgaggaTTCCCAGGATTCCGACTGGGagggcctggaaaagcagaggcagctccagctggcagggcaggaggctgggGACATCCTGGAGGATGACAGCTTGGATGGGGACAGCTTGGAGGGGATGAGTTctggagaggaaggagctgagaacgacacagaaaagaaagggaaaccCAAGATTTGTGGCAGTGGAAG gaaaaaactgCCTGTGGACAAATACTTCAGCCTGAGGTACAATCCTCATTGGAAGAATGCAAAAAAGGGAGAAGATTTTTTGGAGGCTGAGGAGGCATCCCAAATTTTTGGAGGAGGCAGTGGGGACTTTTCAGTGGATTCATTTTATCTCCATTGTGATGGCTCCTCAGAAAATCATCAACAGGAGGCAGAGAGCCAGGATTCACTCCCAGAGTTTGAGCCAGAATTATTCAGCTTTTCTGGAGCAGACGTGGCCAGCCACAAACCTGATGGGCCACAAGCCAAAAGGGAGGAGCCTGCAGATGGATTTCATCCCAAAAATAATCCTGGCCATGCTTTCCCTCCTCAGAATCAACAGGATCCACCCCAAAGAGCCAAAAAAaactttgtgaaaaaaaataaacgGACTTTGGGGTTGCAGTCAGGGAGGATGAACTCCTACCTTGAGCTGCACAATAAAAAGCAGCAAGTTCTCCAAGGGCAG GTCCCAGATCCTCCAGTAGTTGATGAGGAACCACTCCAGAATGTCCCAGCACCCCAGACTGGGAGAATGAAGCCTGAAGACAAATGGCACCCAAAAGGAGAGCAGCTCAAG gagcagcccaggttccCGCAGGGAGCCGGAGCAGAGCCCGCGCAGCCTCGCAGTGCaagagctctgcccagcagagacggccaggagctcccagcagcagcaggagaagcaaatccCTGGATCCAGAGGCTCCAGCACCCCCCAGGATTCCAGGCTGCCCCCCCTGCACTGGGGCAGgaccccagctcagccctgaacCCGACTTCTTATAATTTCCCCAATTCAATCCTCACCACGCCTGCCTATTTTCTCCcaatatttcagaatttttaccCACCAGAGGTTTTAAATCCTGAATATCCCAGTCAGGAGGACAAGAAATACCAGCAGGACTCTGCAGCTGGAATTCCACAGCGATTCCCAgccagtgccatccctgggcagcattttcccaggaataacagcagcagtgaccaGGCACATCCAGAACTGGAGAATATTTTATCTGAATTTAATGCCATTTTTCAAGAAAGGGTGAAGGATCAATCACCACTTCCAGATTTCAAAAATCACATTCACGAGGATCACAG CTCACCAACATCTGCTTGTAGAATCTCCCATTTCATAGACAAGGAGCAGCATCAGCCAagaatttctgattttgaaGATGATTTTGCTGGCACCTGGCTGTGGGGTTTGttcccacctgccctgccccaggtgcaCAGGGGCTCCCAGGGAGATTCaggaaaagctgaaggaaatccaaggaaaatgagaagaagCAGCTCAGAAGGGTCACTCCTGCAAAGGGAGaagcaaaaccagcccaaagTCAGCAAGAAG CTGGGTGGCTCCAAATTCTGCCTCAATCTGAGTATGAAGCTTGGAGGCCTTGGACCTGACTATGAAACAATCAAAGAGAAA aaagaaaagataaagcTGCAGAAGGAATATTCCAGGCAAATTAAGGAGTATAACATGAAGAACATCACTGTGCTCCAGAGGCTGCCTGCAAAGCCCCAGGTGTCAGTGGCCAGGCAGAAG GCTCTGGAATATGCCAAGAACATTCCACGACCAAGGACTTTCCTGGCGAGGCAGTTGGAGCAGGAGGTGAAGGAGGCTCTGCCCCGGGCTCCAGCTGGACCCAgcctcccccaaatcccatccctggaatccTTGTGGAGCAGGCacgagaaggagaaggaagctgtggctgcttttGAAGCCCTTCACATCCTGTAG